The nucleotide sequence GACGAGTTCATCAGCGCCCTGCCCGACGGCTACGACACCGACGTACGCAAGCGCGGCGGCCGTATCTCCGCGGGCCAGCGCCAGTTGGTGGCGTTCGCGCGGGCGCTGCTCGCCGATCCGGCGGTGCTGATCCTGGACGAGGCGACCAGTTCGCTGGACGTGCCGGGAGAGCGGGCGGTGCAGCGGGCGATGACGACCGTGCTGCGCGGCCGTACCGCCGTGGTCATCGCGCACCGGCTGTCCACGGTGGAGATCGCCGACCGCGTCCTGGTGATGGAGCACGGCCGGATCGTGGAGGACGGCGACCCGGACGAACTGATCGCCGGTTCCGGTAGGTTCGCGGAACTGCACAAGGCGTGGCGGGACAGTCTGGCTCGGTGACGGCCGGTGGAACGGGGGCAGGATGATCGACACGTACGGAGATCCCGGCATACCTGACACGCGCGGCGGCTGGCGCTACCTGTGGTGGCTGGCGCTGCGCCAGCCGGGGCGTTCGCTGGCCGGCGCGGTGTTCGGCTCGGCGTGGCTGGTGCTGATGGCGGCGCAGCCGTACCTGCTCTCGCGGGCGGTGGACGACGGGCTGGTGCCGGGGCGGCTCGGGGTGCTGGCCGCCTGGACCGGCGCCATGTTCGCGGCCGGGGTGGGGTGCGCGTGGCTGAGCATCATGCGGCACCGCACCATGACGCGGGTGCGGATGGACGCCAACTTCCGCACGGTCAAGCTGGTGGTGGAGCACGCGGCCCGGCTCGGCGCGGCGCTGCCCCGCCGGGTGGGGGCCGGTGAGGTCGTCACCGTCGGGGTGGGCGATGTGCAGACCCTCGCGCAGGCGCTGACCGTGATGGGGCCCGGGGTCGGCTCGGTCGTCGTCTACGCGGCGGTGGCCGCGCAGTTGCTGACGATCTCCGGCCCGGTCGCCGCGGTGGTGCTGCTGGGCGTACCGGTCATCGCGCTGCTCACCGGCCCGCTGACCCGCCGCCTGCAGGGCACCGAGACCGAGTACCGGGAGCGGCAGGGCATCCTGACGGCGCGCATCGGCGACCTCGCGGGCGGGCTGCGTGTCCTGGGCGGCCTCGGTGGCAAGTCCCTGTTCTCGGACGCGTTCGCCGAGGACTCGGGGCGGCTGCGGGAGCAGGGCTACCGGGTGGGCGCGGTGACGAGCTGGGTGCAGGCGCTCGGGCTCGGCCTGCCCACGCTGTTCCTCGCGGCGGTGACCTGGCTGGCGGCCCGGCTGGCGGCCGAGGGCGCGATCACGGTGGGCGAGCTGGTGTCGGTGTACGGCTACGCGGCGGTGCTGATCGGCCCGGTCGCCTTCTTCGTGGAGATGAGCCACGACCTGAACCGGGCGGTGGTCGCGGCCCGCCGGGTGGTGGCCCTGCTGCGGCTGGCGCCCGAACCGGACGAGGGCACGCTCCCCGCCCCCGACGGCCCGGCCGAGCTGCGCGACCCGGCGTCCGGCGTGCGGGTGGCGCCGGGCCGGCTGACCGCGCTGGTGTCGGCCCGCTCCGCCGACACCGCCGCCGTGGCGGACCGCCTGGGCCGGTACGGGCCGACCGAGGCGCTGTGGGGCGACGTCCGCCTGGACGCGGTCCCGCTGGCCGAGGTGCGCGCCCGTGTCCTGGTCGCGGACAACGAGGCCGACCTGTTCGCCGGGCCGCTGCTGGAGGCGGTGTCCGCCGGACGCACGGCGGACGAGGCCGCGGTGCGCCGGGCTGTGCGCGCGGCGGTCGCCGAGGACGTCGTACGGGGGCTGCCCGAGGGCCTGGACACGGTGGTGTCCGGGCAGGGCCGCAGCCTCTCCGGCGGGCAGCGGCAGCGGGTGCGGCTGGCGCGGGCGCTGCTGGCCGACCCGGAGGTGCTGCTCGCCGTGGAGCCGACCTCGGCGCTGGACGCGCACACCGAGTCGGCGGTGGCGGGGCGGCTGCGGGAGGCGCGGGAGGGCCGTACGACGGTGGTGACGTCGACCTCGCCGCTGCTGCTGGACGTGGCGGACACGGTGGTTTTCCTGGTGGACGGCAAGGTGGCCGCGAGCGGCCCGCACCGGCTGCTGCTGGACCGCGACAAGGGCTACCGAGCGCTGGTGGCAAGGGACTTGAGCGACGGGGAGGCCGTGCGGTGACGACGGAGACGGGAGCGCTGCCGGTCGCGGACCGGGTCACGGTGCGCCGGGCGGCCGCCCGGCTGGTCCGCGCCGACGGGCGGGCCTTCTCGGCCGCCCTCGCCCTGAACGCGCTGGCGGCCGGTGCGGGCATCGTGGGTCCCTGGCTGGTGGGCCGGATCGTGGACGAGGTGCGGGCCGGGCGCGGCGCCGGCACGGTGGACCGTCTGGCGCTGTGGATCGTGCTGTGCGCGCTGGCCCAGCTCGTACTGGCCCGCTGGGCGCGGTACGTGGCGCACCGGTTCGGGGAGCGGACGCTGGCGCGGGTGCGCGAGACCTTCGTGGAACGGCTGCTGGGGCTGCCCGCGTCGGTGGTGGAGCGGGCCGGCACAGGTGACCTCACGGCGCGCGGCACGGCGGACGTGGCGATGGTCGGCACCACCCTGCGGGACATCGGGCCGGAGCTGCTGGTCTACGCGGTGCAGGCGCTGTTCGTGCTCGGCGCGGTGTTCGTGCTCGACCCCTGGCTCGGCCTGTTCGGGCTGCTGGGGCTGACCCCGGTCTGGCTGGCGGTGCGCTGGTATCTGCGGCGGGCGCGGGACGCCTATCTGGCCGAGGGCGCGGCGACCTCGGCGGTCGCGGAGATCGTGGCGGCGACGGCCGCGGGCGCCCGGACCGTGGAGGCGTTCCGGCTGGAGGGGGCGCGTACGGCGGCGAGCCGGGAGGCGCTGGAACGGTCACGCCGTTCCCGCTACCGCACGCTGGGGCTGCGGAGCGTGTTCTTCCCGGTGGTCGAGATCTCGTACACGGTCCCGGTGGCCGGGGTGCTGCTGGTCGGGGGCTGGCTGCACGGGCGCGGGCTCATCGGGATCGGCGCGGTGGTGGCCGGGGCGCTGTACATGCGGCAGTTCACCGACCCGCTGGACATGGTGCTGATGCGGCTGGACCAACTCCAGAGCAGCGGAGCCTCGTTCGCCCGGGTGGAGGGCATCGCCAAGGCGCCGGACGGCCCGGCGGCCGCCTCTGCGGCTCCGGCGGCTCCGGCGGCTCCGGCGGACGACCGGATCGAGGTGCGCGGGGTGCGGTACGCCTACGAGCGCGGCGGCGAGGTGCTGCGCGGGGTGGACCTGACGGTCCGGCCCGGCGAACGGCTGGCCGTGGTCGGCGCGTCCGGCGCGGGCAAGACCACGCTGAGCCGGCTGCTGGCCGGCATCGACGCGCCCGCCTCCGGCTCGGTCACGGTCGGCGGGGTGCCGGTCGCGGAACTGGAGCCGACGCGGCTGCGCCGCCAGGTGGTGCTGGTGACCCAGGAGCACCATGTCTTCCTGGGCTCGGTCCGCGACAACCTGCTGATCGCCGAACCCGGCGCGTCCGACGAGGAGTTGTGGCGGGCACTGGTGGCCGTGGGCGCCGACGGCTGGGTGCGCGAGCTGCCGGGAGGGCTGGACACCGGGCTCGGTCAGGGCGGCCTGGCCACCGACGGTTCCCAGGCGCAGCAGCTCGCGCTGGCCCGGGTGGTGCTGGCCGACCCGCACACGCTGATCCTGGACGAGGCGACCGCCCTGCTGGACCCGGCCACCGCCCGGCACACGGAGCGCGGTCTCGCCGCGGTGCTGGCGGGCCGCACGGTGATCGCCATCGCGCACCGGCTGCACACCGCGCACGACGCGGACCGGGTCGCGGTGATGGAGGACGGCCTCGTCACCGAGCTGGGCACCCACGAGGAACTGGTGGCGGCGAACGGCGCGTACGCGTCGCTCTGGCGGACCTGGCACGGGGACGGCGACGGCTCGGCCTGAAGTCCGTCGACACGACCTGAGGGCCGCCGCCACACCGGCTCAACGCATCCTCAACATGCCTGCAATAAAAGGGAGTTGGCGCGGAGGAACACCTTCCGGCCAACTTCCCGATGCGCTCATGACAGGCACCCCGCTCCCCTGTCACTCTTCCCACGACCGACTCATAGCGATCGCACAGCGCTCACGCACCCCGCGCACACCCGCGCCCGCACGTGCAGCACGCACCGCGCACCGCCCTGTTCTGCCCCGGACGCCCCAACCCACCGTCCGGTCTCCCTCGGCCGCGCGACCGGCGGCCACGCAGAAGGAGTCAGTGTTGAGCAGCAGCCCCTCCCGCAGACCCGTCTCCCCGCGCCGCCGCACCGCCACCGTGGCCCTCGCCGGTGTCGCCGCGCTGATCGCCGCCGCCCTCCAGTCGGGCGCCGCCACCGCGGCCCCGGCCCAGCCCGCACAGGGCAAGGCCGACCCCGCGCACAGCTCCGTACGCCTCACCCCCGCCCAGCGCGCCGGGCTGATCCGCGACGCCGAGGCCGGCCGGGCCGACACGGCCCGCTCCATCGGGCTCGGCGCCCAGGAGAAGCTCGTCGCCCGCGATGTCGTCAAGGACGGCGACGGCACCCTGCACACCCGCTACGAGCGCACCTACGCCGGCTTGCCCGTGCTCGGCGGCGACCTGATCGTGGACACCGCACCCTCGGGCGCGGCCAAGCGCGTGGTGAGGGCGTCCGGCGCCGCGCTCGAGATCGCCGGTCTCACCCCGGCCGTGCCGAAGGCCACGGCGGAGCGGCAGGCGGTGGCGCGCGCGAAGACGCTGGGCGGCACCAAGTCCGCCGCCGACAGCGTGCGCAAGGTGATCTGGGCCGCCACCGGCAAGCCGGTGCTGGCCTACGAGACGGTGGTCGGCGGCTTCCAGGACGACGGCACCCCGAACGAACTGCACGTCATCACCGACGCGGCCACCGGCAAGAAGCTCTACGAGTACCAGGCCGTGCGCACGGGCGTCGGCAACACCCAGTACAGCGGCCAGGTGCCGCTCACCACCACCCAGTCGGGCTCCACGTACAACCTGACCGACGGGGACCGCGGCGGGCACAAGACGTACAACCTCAACCGGGGCACCTCCGGCACCGGCACCCTCTTCTCGCAGGGCAGCGACACCTGGGGCAACGGCACCATCTCCGACCCGGCGACGGCGGGCGCGGACGCGCACTACGGGGCCGCGGTCACCTGGGACTTCTACAAGAACACGTTCGGCCGCAGCGGCATCAAGAACAACGGGGTGGGCGCCTACTCCCGTGTGCACTACGGCAATTCGTACGTGAACGCCTTCTGGAGCGACTCCTGCTTCTGCATGACCTACGGCGACGGCTCGGGCAACGCCGACCCGCTGACCGCGCTGGACGTCGCCGGGCACGAGATGAGCCACGGCGTCACCGCCAACACGGCCGGGCTCAACTACTCCGGCGAGTCGGGCGGGCTGAACGAGGCGACCTCCGACATCTTCGGCACCGGCGTGGAGTTCTACGCCGGCAGCGGCTCCGACCCCGGTGACTACCTCATCGGCGAGAAGATCGACATCAACGGCGACGGCACCCCGCTGCGTTACATGGACAAGCCGAGCAAGGACGGCGCGTCCAAGGACAGTTGGTACTCCGGTATCGGCGGGGTCGACGTGCACTACTCCTCGGGCCCGGCGAACCACTTCTTCTTCCTGCTGAGCGAGGGAAGCGGCGCCAAGGTCATCGACGGGGTCTCCTACGACTCCCCCACCGCCGACGGCCTCCCGGTCACCGGCATCGGCCGGGACAAGGCGCTCCAGATCTGGTACCGGGCGCTCACCACCAAGTGGACGTCCACCACCAACTACTCGGGCGCCCGCACCGGCACCCTGGCCGCGGCCGGGGAGCTGTACGGCACCACGAGCGCGGAGTACGCGGCGGTGCAGGACGCCTGGGCGGGCGTCGGGGTGGGCACGCGGCCGGGCGGCGACACCGGCACCTCGTACGAATCCACCACGCCGGTGGTGATCCCGGACAACGGTCCGGCCGTCACCTCCGACATCACGGTCTCCGGCAGGAGCGGAAACGCGCCAAGCAACTTGCGCGTGGCCGTGAACATCACCCACACCTGGCGGGGTGACCTGGTGATCGATCTGGTCGGTCCGTCGGGCACCTCGTACCGGCTGAAGCCCTTCAGCTCCTCGGACTCCGGGGACGACGTGGACGAGACCTACACGGTGAACGCTTCCGCCGAACCCGCCAACGGCACTTGGCAGTTGAAGGTTCAGGACCAGGCGGCGCAGGACAAGGGCACGCTCAACGGCTGGAAGGTCACCTTCCCGTAGACCACCCTCGCGCCGCCCCTCGCGGCCGGTGAACGGGTGCCGTCCGGCGGGTGAACAGCCCTCCGCGCGGCCCCCGTTCACACGCCCGCAACAACAACAAGACGCAAGGTTTCGGCCAACATCACATCAGGGTCATGACATGTACGCGTCCCTGGTGCCACGCTCTCCCCACCCGCCGCAGCACAGCGACTTCAGTACGCACCACCCGGCCAGTGACCCCACACCGGCCGGAAACGCCCCCACGTTCAAGGAGCTACTGTGAGCACCCTCTACGCGCGTCACAAGCGCACCACCCTCGTCATCGCCACCGCCGTCGCCGCCGGTGCGCTCCTCTCCACGGGCCTGTCCTCCAGCGCCAGCGCCGAGGCCAGCGCCAAGCCGCTGGCCGGCGCCCCGACCCTGCTGTCGGCCTCGGCCCGCACCACGCTGATCCAGCAGGCGCAGTCCGACGCGCCCGAGACCGCCCAGCGCATAGGTCTCGGCGCCAAGGAGAAGCTGGTCGCGAGAGACGTCGTCAAGGATGTCGACGGCACCGTCCACACCCGCTACGAGCGCACCTACGCGGGCCTGCCGGTCCTCGGCGGCGACCTCGTGGTGCACACCGCCAGGTCCGGCAAGGCCGAGGGCGTCACCAAGGCCACCAAGTCGGCCATCAAGGTGGCCTCGCTGAAGCCGCAGATCACCCCGGCCAAGGCGGAGAAGCAGGCCGTCGGCGCCGCGAAGACGCTCGGCTCCGCCAAGACCGAGGCGGACGGCGCCCGCAAGGTGATCTGGGCCGGCTCCGGCAAGCCCGTCCTCGCCTACGAGACGATCGTCGGCGGCTTCCAGGACGACGGCACCCCGAACCAGCTCCACGTCATCACCGACGCCGCCACGGGCAAGAAGCTCTTCGAGTACCAGGGCATCGAGAACGCGACCGGCAAGACGCTGTACTCCGGCACGGTCACCCTCAACTCCGTGCAGTCGGGCTCGACGTACCAGCTCACCGACAGCGCCCGGGGCAGCCACAAGACCTACAACCTGGCCCGCAAGACGTCCGGCACGGGCACTCTGGTGGCCAGCACCACCAACGTGTTCGGCACCGGCACCGCCTCCAGCTCCTCCTCCGACCAGACCGCGGCCGCCGACGCCGCCTACGGCGCGGCGCAGACCTGGGACTTCTACAAGAACACTTTCGGCCGCAGCGGCATCAAGAACAACGGCGTCGGCGCCTACTCCCGCGTCCACTACGGCAACGCCTACGTGAACGCGTTCTGGGACGACTCCTGCTTCTGCATGACCTACGGCGACGGCTCCGGCAACGTCGACCCGCTGACCTCGCTGGACGTGGCCGGCCACGAGATGAGCCACGGCGTCACCTCCAACACCGCGGGCCTGAACTACTCGGGCGAGTCCGGCGGCCTGAACGAGGCCACGTCCGACATCTTCGGCACCGGCGTGGAGTTCTACGCCAACAACGCCTCCGACCCCGGTGACTACCTCATCGGCGAGAAGATCGACATCAACGGCGACGGCACCCCGCTGCGCTACATGGACAAGCCGAGCAAGGACGGCGGCTCGGCGGACTACTGGTCCTCCTCGGTCGGCAACCTGGACGTGCACTACTCGTCCGGCATCGCCAACCACTTCTTCTTCCTGCTGGCCGAGGGCAGCGGGGCGAGGACGATCAACGGGGTGTCCTACAACTCCCCCACGGCCAACGGCTCCACCCTCACCGGCATCGGCCGCGCCAAGGCGCTGCAGATCTGGTACAAGGCCCTGACCACGTACATGACCTCCACCACCAACTACAAGGCCGCCCGCACGGCGACCCTGAACGCGGCCACGGCGCTCTACGGCTCCGGCAGCGCCGAGTACAACGCGGTGGCGGCTGCCTGGACCGCCGTCAAGGTGAGCTGACGTACCAGTAGTTGAGACAGGGCGCCCCCTGGGAAGGTGATCTTCCGGGGGGCGCCCTACTCTTGTGACCCATGTCCTCGGCGCCCTTCACCTACGAGCCGGTCGGTGCGACCCGCGACGACCTGGCCGTCTGCCCGCCCGGCTTCCACCACCTCTTCTCCCGCACCCGGATCGGCGAGGGTCCGGGGGTCTTCCGCCGGGCCACGGAGGCGGTCCTCACCTGGGAGATGCACCGCGCGATGGGCGTCGGCATGGACACCACCGCCGAGCGCGCGGCCCCCGGCACGGAGGTGACGGTCAACCTCGCCGGGGTGATCAAGGCCCCCTGCCGCGTCGTGTGGGCCACCGACGAGCCCCGCCGTGCCGGCTGGGCCTACGGCACCCTCCCCGGTCACCCCGAGCACGGCGAGGAAGCCTTCGTCGTCGACCGCACCGGCGACGGCACCGTCTGGCTCACGGTCGCGGCCTACAGCCGCCCGGCCAAGTGGTACACCCGCACCGCCGGCCCCGCCGCCCGAGCCCTCCAGCACGCCTACGCCCGCCGGTGCGGCGCCACCCTGAAGCGGCTGTGCGCCGACGAGGCCGAGGACTAGGGCCGGACAGGCCCTAGAGGGTTTCCTCCACCAGGGCTCGCCGCACCGCGGGCTCCACGGCGGCGAGCGTGCTCCAGGAGGCTCCGCCGTCCAGCTTCTTCCACCTGCTGACCGGCCGCGCCTCCATGTCCACGGACGCGCTGCCGCCCTGTGTCGTGATGGTGACGCGCAGGGCCACGTCGACGCCGCCCACCGGCCCGTAGGTGAGGGCCAGCCTGCCGTGCGTGAACTCGGTGACCTCGCCGACGCGGGGTGCGGGAAGCTGCTTGAGGGCGTGCAGCACCGCGTCGGTCAGCCGGTAGGCCGTCGTACCGGGCGCGACCGGCACGTCGAGCCGCCGCACGCTCGGGACGCCGGCGGCCCGGGCGTCGAGCGTCAGCCCGTGGCGGGCGGCGGCGCGGACGGCGTGGAAGGTGCTCGACGTGTTCGCCACACACACGAACACCGCGCCCGCGACCGCGCCGACCCCCACACCCCGGAGCAGGGCCGCCGTCCAGTCGGCGGGGTCGTCCGCGATCAGCGCACCGGCGACGAAGCTGCCGAGGAGGAGCGTCACGGCCACCGCCGCGGGGGCGCTGCGCCGTACGGCCGCGAACCAGTAGCTGAACATCGGGGCTGAGTCCCTTTCCGCTGTCGGAGGGTGAACGATACGGGTCACCCTCCGACGGCGAACGCTCAGCGCAGCAGCACCCCGGCCGTCTCCACCGCCTCCCGCGGCGGCGCGGTCACCAGCCCCGTCTCCGCCGTGGAGGCGAGGAGGCGGTGGGCGGGGAGGATGCGGACGGTGTAGCCGAAGGGCCCGGTGCGGTCGAGGAAGAGCGGGCCCTCGTAGAGCCAGCGGCCGTCCAGGTCCGGGTTGCCGACCGGCTTCAGCGGGACCGTGCTCGCGTCCGTGATGCGGTCACCGGAGTCGACGCGGCCGGAGACCACCTGCACCTCGACGTCGTCCGGGGTCAGCTCACCGAGCCCGACCCGCACCCGGAGGCCGACGCTGGAGCCCAGTTCCGCCGTGGCGGTCGGCGCGGTGGTCTCCAGGTGGTCGACGCTCACCCCGTGCCACGCCCCCCGCACCCGCGCCTTCCAGTCGGCCAGTTCACGCGCGGTGTCCGGGACGAGGGCGCGGTGGGCCTGCGCGGCCGGGGCGTAGAGCCGTTCGACGTACTCGCGGACCATGCGCCCGGCGAGCACCTTGGGGCCGAGCAGGGTGAGGGTCTGGCGGACCATCTCGATCCACCGGTCGGGCAGCGAGGCCCGGCCGCGCTCGTAGAAGCGCGCGGTGACCCGGCCCTCCAGCAGTTCGTACAGTGCGGCGGCCTCGATGTCGTCGCGCCGGTCGTGGTCGGTGGCCGCGCCGTCCGCCGTGGGGATGGCCCAGCCGAAGTCGGGCTGGAACCATTCGTCCCACCAGCCGTCCAGCACGGAGAGGTTGAGGCAGCCGTTGAGCGCGGCCTTCATCCCGGAGGTGCCGCACGCCTCCAGCGGGCGCAGGGGGTTGTTCAGCCAGATGTCGCAGCCGGGGTAGAGCTTCTGCGCCATCCCCATGCCGTAGTCGGGCAGGAACACGATCCGGTGCCGCACCCGCGGGTCGTCGGCGAACCGCACCAGTTCCTGGACGAGCTTCTTGCCGCCGTCGTCCGCCGGGTGCGCCTTGCCCGCGACCACGATCTGCACCGGCCGCTGCGGATGCAGCAGCAGCTCGGTCAGCCGCTCCTTGTCCCGCAGCATCAGCGTGAGCCGCTTGTACGAGGGCACCCGCCGGGCGAACCCGATGGTCAGCACGTCGGGGTCGAGCACGCCGTCGATCCAGCCCAGCTCGGCGTCGGCCGCCCCGCGCTGCCGCCAGGAGGCGCGCAACCGGGACCGCACCTCCAGCACGAGCTGTTCGCGCAGGGTGCGGCGCAGCTCCCAGATCTCCTGGTCCGGGATCTCCGCGACCGCGTCCCAGCGCTCGGAGCCGCCGACGGTCAGCGCGTCCTCGGCCCGCTGCACGCCGAGCTGGCGGGAGCCGAGCCGCAGCACCTCGGGGGCGACCCAGGTCGGGGCGTGCACCCCGTTGGTGACCGAGGTGATCGGCACCTCCTCGGCGTCGAACCCCGGCCAGAGCCCGGCGAACATCTCCCGGCTGACCTGCCCGTGCAGCAGCGACACCCCGTTGGCCCGCTGGGCCAGGCGCAGCCCCATGACGGCCATGTTGAAGAGGTTCGGCTCGCCGCCCGGATAGGTCTCGGTGCCCAGCGCCAGGACGCGGCGCGGGTCCAGGCCGGGCAGCTCGGCGTCGGGCCCGAAGTGCCGGGCGACCAGGTCCCGGTCGAAGCGGTCGATGCCCGCGGGGACGGGGGTGTGGGTGGTGAACACCGTCCCGGACCGCACGGTCTCCAGCGCCGGGTCGAAGTCGAGCCCCTGCTCGGCGAGTTCGGCGATGCGCTCCAGG is from Streptomyces seoulensis and encodes:
- a CDS encoding glycosyltransferase family 1 protein, whose product is MKAIRRFTVRPVLPEPLRPLSDLARNLRWSWHAETRDLFQSVDPGHWAAAEGDPVRLLGRVSPARLAELAQDRRFLRRLTAVADDLDDYVSGDRWYQQQGDGLPAAVAYFSPEFGITAALPQYSGGLGILAGDHLKAASDLGAPLIGVGLLYRHGYFRQTLSRDGWQQEHYPVLDPNELPLTQLKEDDGTPARVSLALPGGRALHARIWVAQVGRVPLLLLDSDVEENGPAERGVTDRLYGGGSEHRLLQEMLLGIGGVRAVRTYCRLTGHAAPEVFHTNEGHAGFLGLERIAELAEQGLDFDPALETVRSGTVFTTHTPVPAGIDRFDRDLVARHFGPDAELPGLDPRRVLALGTETYPGGEPNLFNMAVMGLRLAQRANGVSLLHGQVSREMFAGLWPGFDAEEVPITSVTNGVHAPTWVAPEVLRLGSRQLGVQRAEDALTVGGSERWDAVAEIPDQEIWELRRTLREQLVLEVRSRLRASWRQRGAADAELGWIDGVLDPDVLTIGFARRVPSYKRLTLMLRDKERLTELLLHPQRPVQIVVAGKAHPADDGGKKLVQELVRFADDPRVRHRIVFLPDYGMGMAQKLYPGCDIWLNNPLRPLEACGTSGMKAALNGCLNLSVLDGWWDEWFQPDFGWAIPTADGAATDHDRRDDIEAAALYELLEGRVTARFYERGRASLPDRWIEMVRQTLTLLGPKVLAGRMVREYVERLYAPAAQAHRALVPDTARELADWKARVRGAWHGVSVDHLETTAPTATAELGSSVGLRVRVGLGELTPDDVEVQVVSGRVDSGDRITDASTVPLKPVGNPDLDGRWLYEGPLFLDRTGPFGYTVRILPAHRLLASTAETGLVTAPPREAVETAGVLLR
- a CDS encoding M4 family metallopeptidase; this translates as MSSSPSRRPVSPRRRTATVALAGVAALIAAALQSGAATAAPAQPAQGKADPAHSSVRLTPAQRAGLIRDAEAGRADTARSIGLGAQEKLVARDVVKDGDGTLHTRYERTYAGLPVLGGDLIVDTAPSGAAKRVVRASGAALEIAGLTPAVPKATAERQAVARAKTLGGTKSAADSVRKVIWAATGKPVLAYETVVGGFQDDGTPNELHVITDAATGKKLYEYQAVRTGVGNTQYSGQVPLTTTQSGSTYNLTDGDRGGHKTYNLNRGTSGTGTLFSQGSDTWGNGTISDPATAGADAHYGAAVTWDFYKNTFGRSGIKNNGVGAYSRVHYGNSYVNAFWSDSCFCMTYGDGSGNADPLTALDVAGHEMSHGVTANTAGLNYSGESGGLNEATSDIFGTGVEFYAGSGSDPGDYLIGEKIDINGDGTPLRYMDKPSKDGASKDSWYSGIGGVDVHYSSGPANHFFFLLSEGSGAKVIDGVSYDSPTADGLPVTGIGRDKALQIWYRALTTKWTSTTNYSGARTGTLAAAGELYGTTSAEYAAVQDAWAGVGVGTRPGGDTGTSYESTTPVVIPDNGPAVTSDITVSGRSGNAPSNLRVAVNITHTWRGDLVIDLVGPSGTSYRLKPFSSSDSGDDVDETYTVNASAEPANGTWQLKVQDQAAQDKGTLNGWKVTFP
- a CDS encoding M4 family metallopeptidase; translated protein: MSTLYARHKRTTLVIATAVAAGALLSTGLSSSASAEASAKPLAGAPTLLSASARTTLIQQAQSDAPETAQRIGLGAKEKLVARDVVKDVDGTVHTRYERTYAGLPVLGGDLVVHTARSGKAEGVTKATKSAIKVASLKPQITPAKAEKQAVGAAKTLGSAKTEADGARKVIWAGSGKPVLAYETIVGGFQDDGTPNQLHVITDAATGKKLFEYQGIENATGKTLYSGTVTLNSVQSGSTYQLTDSARGSHKTYNLARKTSGTGTLVASTTNVFGTGTASSSSSDQTAAADAAYGAAQTWDFYKNTFGRSGIKNNGVGAYSRVHYGNAYVNAFWDDSCFCMTYGDGSGNVDPLTSLDVAGHEMSHGVTSNTAGLNYSGESGGLNEATSDIFGTGVEFYANNASDPGDYLIGEKIDINGDGTPLRYMDKPSKDGGSADYWSSSVGNLDVHYSSGIANHFFFLLAEGSGARTINGVSYNSPTANGSTLTGIGRAKALQIWYKALTTYMTSTTNYKAARTATLNAATALYGSGSAEYNAVAAAWTAVKVS
- a CDS encoding ABC transporter transmembrane domain-containing protein, encoding MIDTYGDPGIPDTRGGWRYLWWLALRQPGRSLAGAVFGSAWLVLMAAQPYLLSRAVDDGLVPGRLGVLAAWTGAMFAAGVGCAWLSIMRHRTMTRVRMDANFRTVKLVVEHAARLGAALPRRVGAGEVVTVGVGDVQTLAQALTVMGPGVGSVVVYAAVAAQLLTISGPVAAVVLLGVPVIALLTGPLTRRLQGTETEYRERQGILTARIGDLAGGLRVLGGLGGKSLFSDAFAEDSGRLREQGYRVGAVTSWVQALGLGLPTLFLAAVTWLAARLAAEGAITVGELVSVYGYAAVLIGPVAFFVEMSHDLNRAVVAARRVVALLRLAPEPDEGTLPAPDGPAELRDPASGVRVAPGRLTALVSARSADTAAVADRLGRYGPTEALWGDVRLDAVPLAEVRARVLVADNEADLFAGPLLEAVSAGRTADEAAVRRAVRAAVAEDVVRGLPEGLDTVVSGQGRSLSGGQRQRVRLARALLADPEVLLAVEPTSALDAHTESAVAGRLREAREGRTTVVTSTSPLLLDVADTVVFLVDGKVAASGPHRLLLDRDKGYRALVARDLSDGEAVR
- a CDS encoding ABC transporter ATP-binding protein; the protein is MTTETGALPVADRVTVRRAAARLVRADGRAFSAALALNALAAGAGIVGPWLVGRIVDEVRAGRGAGTVDRLALWIVLCALAQLVLARWARYVAHRFGERTLARVRETFVERLLGLPASVVERAGTGDLTARGTADVAMVGTTLRDIGPELLVYAVQALFVLGAVFVLDPWLGLFGLLGLTPVWLAVRWYLRRARDAYLAEGAATSAVAEIVAATAAGARTVEAFRLEGARTAASREALERSRRSRYRTLGLRSVFFPVVEISYTVPVAGVLLVGGWLHGRGLIGIGAVVAGALYMRQFTDPLDMVLMRLDQLQSSGASFARVEGIAKAPDGPAAASAAPAAPAAPADDRIEVRGVRYAYERGGEVLRGVDLTVRPGERLAVVGASGAGKTTLSRLLAGIDAPASGSVTVGGVPVAELEPTRLRRQVVLVTQEHHVFLGSVRDNLLIAEPGASDEELWRALVAVGADGWVRELPGGLDTGLGQGGLATDGSQAQQLALARVVLADPHTLILDEATALLDPATARHTERGLAAVLAGRTVIAIAHRLHTAHDADRVAVMEDGLVTELGTHEELVAANGAYASLWRTWHGDGDGSA
- a CDS encoding DUF1990 domain-containing protein, which produces MSSAPFTYEPVGATRDDLAVCPPGFHHLFSRTRIGEGPGVFRRATEAVLTWEMHRAMGVGMDTTAERAAPGTEVTVNLAGVIKAPCRVVWATDEPRRAGWAYGTLPGHPEHGEEAFVVDRTGDGTVWLTVAAYSRPAKWYTRTAGPAARALQHAYARRCGATLKRLCADEAED